A single Anaeromusa acidaminophila DSM 3853 DNA region contains:
- the speD gene encoding adenosylmethionine decarboxylase, protein MEIKSLKKLKLYGFNNLTKTLSFNVYDICYAKTPQHMRDYIAYIDEEYSAERLTSILEEVARMIGANVLNVAKQDYDPQGASVTMLIAEEHMEIQPETVLAHLDKSHITVHTYPESHPDKGISTFRADIDVSTCGHISPLKALNFLLRSFCSDIAIMDYRVRGFTRDIKGKKYFIDHKINSIQNYIDPEIRNLYQMIDVNVYQENIFHTKMLLKDFDLDTYLFGTDKNELLPGEKKKIKQRVKKEMAEIFSGRRIPKV, encoded by the coding sequence ATGGAGATTAAAAGTCTGAAGAAGCTTAAATTATACGGTTTTAATAATTTAACCAAAACATTGAGCTTTAATGTATATGATATTTGTTATGCTAAGACGCCGCAGCATATGCGGGACTATATTGCCTATATTGATGAAGAGTACAGCGCCGAACGGCTGACAAGCATTTTGGAAGAAGTAGCTCGCATGATTGGCGCCAACGTCTTAAATGTGGCTAAGCAGGATTATGATCCGCAAGGAGCCAGCGTAACCATGCTGATTGCGGAAGAACATATGGAAATACAACCGGAGACGGTACTGGCGCATTTGGATAAAAGCCACATTACCGTGCATACGTATCCGGAAAGTCATCCGGACAAAGGGATTAGTACTTTTCGCGCTGATATTGATGTATCGACTTGCGGCCATATTTCACCGCTAAAGGCGCTGAATTTTTTGCTGCGCAGTTTTTGTTCGGATATTGCCATCATGGATTACCGAGTGCGCGGCTTTACAAGAGATATTAAAGGGAAAAAATATTTTATTGATCATAAAATTAATTCCATTCAAAACTACATCGATCCGGAAATTCGCAATCTATATCAGATGATTGATGTGAATGTTTATCAGGAAAACATTTTTCACACGAAAATGCTGTTGAAGGACTTTGATTTAGATACGTACCTGTTCGGTACGGATAAAAATGAATTGCTGCCAGGGGAAAAGAAAAAAATCAAACAACGTGTAAAAAAAGAAATGGCGGAAATTTTTTCTGGACGGAGAATACCGAAAGTTTAA
- a CDS encoding HD-GYP domain-containing protein: protein MQKLPITDLKAGMLTARSILGTDGRLLLAQDTVLTTAYIERMKELGVAAIYVQNPYLKDIKVPELVRDETRYIAMQAVKECFATLQERQVFSAYAVIAAADQLVEEIMANGNVLVHLTDIRVHDDYTFAHSVNVAILSALTLLHMGYKEKDLRVATLGALLHDVGKMHIPLEILVKPGGLTTAEMDIMRQHTELGFDILRHGEKIPLLSAHVALQHHEKNDGTGYPRGLSGDSIHPFAQVTSIADVYDAVTSDRPYRLGMAPDQAYDLLQALSGSHFSPQALTEFFAHLATYPIGSFVCLNTGAFGIVLDVPSKLPCRPLLQLVSDETGLPVSEHVTLDLTENLTAKIIRLLTPKEISALPLCQA from the coding sequence ATGCAAAAGCTTCCGATTACCGACCTTAAAGCCGGCATGTTGACAGCCCGCTCTATTTTGGGCACCGATGGCCGCCTGCTGCTGGCACAGGATACGGTATTGACAACCGCTTATATTGAACGTATGAAAGAACTGGGAGTTGCAGCCATTTACGTGCAAAATCCCTATTTAAAAGATATTAAAGTTCCTGAGCTGGTCCGCGACGAAACCCGCTATATCGCTATGCAAGCGGTAAAGGAATGTTTTGCCACTCTGCAGGAGCGGCAGGTTTTTTCCGCCTACGCCGTCATCGCCGCCGCCGACCAGTTAGTAGAAGAAATCATGGCGAATGGCAACGTACTTGTCCACCTTACCGATATCCGCGTGCATGACGATTATACCTTCGCCCACAGTGTCAATGTCGCTATCTTATCCGCCCTTACCCTATTGCACATGGGATATAAGGAAAAAGATCTGCGTGTCGCAACCTTGGGCGCGCTGCTTCACGACGTAGGAAAAATGCATATTCCTTTAGAAATTTTAGTAAAACCCGGCGGCCTCACCACTGCCGAAATGGATATTATGCGCCAGCACACTGAACTTGGTTTTGATATTTTGCGACATGGCGAAAAAATTCCGCTTTTATCCGCCCATGTCGCCTTGCAGCACCACGAAAAAAACGACGGCACCGGTTATCCGCGCGGTTTGAGCGGCGACAGCATTCATCCTTTCGCCCAGGTCACCAGCATTGCCGATGTTTATGACGCAGTCACAAGCGACCGCCCTTATCGCTTAGGCATGGCTCCCGACCAAGCCTATGACCTGCTGCAGGCCTTGTCTGGCAGCCATTTTTCGCCTCAAGCCTTAACAGAGTTTTTCGCCCATTTAGCTACTTATCCTATCGGCTCCTTCGTATGCCTGAACACAGGGGCTTTCGGCATTGTACTGGACGTCCCCTCCAAGCTTCCCTGTCGGCCGTTGCTTCAATTGGTTTCCGACGAAACAGGTCTGCCTGTAAGTGAACATGTGACATTAGACTTAACGGAAAATTTGACCGCCAAAATCATTCGGTTGCTTACGCCCAAAGAAATTTCCGCTCTCCCCCTTTGCCAAGCCTAA
- the phrB gene encoding deoxyribodipyrimidine photo-lyase, whose amino-acid sequence MQERIRLLRSTLPDSGPVVYWMSREQRCHDNAALVHAAALASSLQRALVVVFCLSSSFLAASWRHYDFLLQGLMETEQELAALGIPFQLLPDAAPKALPPFLKQQKAAFLVCDLDPLHLKRLWLKEVLAQTQLSVAEVDGHNIVPLWLASGKREYAAYTLRPKLGRLLPRFLTAPVSVSAQGFPLTPRTPWGKWQAIGKQNRGPAPIAWLKPGSKAALQQLDHFLHHALSGYAWRRNDPTLPGQSQLSPYFHFGQLSPQRVAWEIRRLFPTGDPDSDAFLEELIVRRELADNYCFYTPDYDQTTAFPSWAQATLADHLSDPRPAAYPFSQLENGTTADSLWNAAQNELTQTGKMHGYLRMYWAKKILEWSSHPQEALDAAILLNDRYSLDGRDPNGYAGIAWSIGGVHDRPWPSRPVFGKVRSMTLGGAKKKFDVAKYIAAHSPDNQK is encoded by the coding sequence ATGCAAGAAAGAATACGCCTATTGCGCAGTACCTTGCCCGATTCAGGTCCTGTTGTTTATTGGATGAGCCGAGAGCAGCGCTGTCATGATAACGCTGCGTTAGTACATGCCGCTGCGCTTGCTTCATCGCTGCAGCGTGCTTTAGTCGTTGTTTTTTGCTTAAGTTCTTCTTTCTTGGCAGCTTCCTGGCGCCACTATGATTTCCTGCTCCAAGGTCTGATGGAAACCGAACAAGAGCTAGCAGCCTTAGGTATTCCTTTTCAATTACTGCCGGATGCCGCCCCTAAAGCGTTGCCGCCTTTTTTGAAGCAACAAAAGGCGGCTTTTTTAGTTTGCGACTTAGATCCCCTTCACCTAAAGCGGCTCTGGCTAAAAGAGGTCTTAGCGCAAACGCAGCTTTCTGTAGCGGAGGTAGACGGTCACAACATCGTGCCTCTTTGGCTGGCCTCAGGCAAGCGCGAATACGCCGCCTACACGCTGCGACCCAAGCTCGGCCGTCTTTTGCCTCGATTTTTAACCGCCCCGGTAAGCGTCTCAGCCCAAGGGTTTCCGCTTACGCCGCGCACGCCTTGGGGAAAATGGCAAGCCATCGGCAAGCAGAATCGCGGCCCTGCGCCAATAGCCTGGCTAAAACCGGGCAGCAAAGCCGCCTTGCAGCAGCTAGATCATTTTCTCCACCATGCTCTTTCCGGCTATGCCTGGAGGCGAAATGATCCGACTCTTCCTGGTCAATCGCAGCTTTCTCCTTATTTTCATTTTGGCCAGCTTTCCCCGCAGCGCGTCGCTTGGGAAATACGCCGATTGTTCCCTACAGGAGATCCGGACAGCGACGCTTTTCTGGAGGAACTCATCGTGCGGCGCGAACTGGCTGACAACTATTGCTTCTATACGCCAGACTACGATCAAACAACAGCCTTCCCCTCCTGGGCGCAAGCAACTTTGGCAGACCATCTCAGCGATCCCAGACCGGCAGCGTATCCATTTTCCCAACTAGAGAATGGAACTACTGCCGATTCTCTTTGGAACGCCGCCCAGAACGAACTGACGCAAACCGGCAAAATGCATGGCTATCTGCGCATGTATTGGGCGAAAAAAATATTAGAATGGTCGTCCCACCCCCAAGAAGCCCTCGATGCAGCCATTCTACTCAACGATCGTTATTCCTTAGACGGACGCGATCCTAACGGCTATGCCGGAATTGCTTGGAGCATCGGCGGCGTCCATGACCGTCCGTGGCCTAGCCGTCCTGTTTTCGGCAAAGTTCGTTCGATGACTTTGGGCGGCGCCAAAAAGAAATTCGACGTAGCCAAGTATATCGCCGCCCATTCGCCGGACAACCAAAAATAG
- a CDS encoding P-II family nitrogen regulator produces MGDLIKIEVVTRPGKLEDLKDALAEIGITGMTVTQVYGCGSQKGHTEVYRGTEYAVNLLPKVKVETVVKESEMKAVMDVMRNTLRTGKLGDGKIFVYPIQNAIRIRTGEEGAMAVGEKKE; encoded by the coding sequence ATGGGCGATTTGATTAAAATCGAAGTGGTCACTCGTCCGGGTAAGCTGGAAGATCTAAAGGATGCTTTGGCGGAAATCGGCATAACCGGTATGACTGTGACCCAGGTATACGGCTGTGGCAGCCAAAAAGGGCATACGGAGGTGTATCGCGGGACCGAGTATGCAGTCAATTTGCTGCCCAAGGTTAAGGTTGAAACCGTAGTCAAAGAAAGCGAAATGAAAGCGGTTATGGATGTGATGCGCAATACGTTGCGGACAGGCAAACTAGGCGACGGCAAGATTTTCGTATATCCCATTCAAAACGCCATTCGGATTCGTACAGGTGAAGAAGGCGCCATGGCGGTAGGCGAGAAAAAAGAGTAA
- a CDS encoding ammonium transporter: MKKWWKTLSLALLGSLPASLALAAEEGAAAAAEVAEAVKLDTGDTVFVLLSAALVMLMTPALALFYGGMTRSKNVLNTIMLSFFVLALVSVQWVLFGYSLAFGPDINHLLGSLEWAGLSGVGQEANADYAATVPHLAFMIFQCMFAVITPALITGSIAERMRFPAFALFVLFWTTVVYDPFAHWVWGVGGWLRDLGALDFAGGTVIHILSGVSGLVACLVMGKRRGYGVSPMMPHHLPMTVLGAALLWFGWFGFNAGSALGASGLAASAFVVTNTAAAAGSLGWLFVEWMHNGKPTVLGIVSGCIAGLVGITPAAGFVEIVPAVIIGLGAGMLCYFAVSVCKRRLGYDDSLDAFGVHGVGGTWGALATGLFCTKEVNPAGADGFFYGGGLEQFWIQAASVGMAIVFAAVMTFVILKVISIFTELRVSEDAEVVGLDISEHGENGYVSQEFGAGVPMGAGAMSFERLEQPVATKAHFS; the protein is encoded by the coding sequence ATGAAAAAATGGTGGAAAACTCTAAGCTTGGCATTGCTAGGCAGCTTGCCCGCGTCTCTGGCGTTGGCGGCGGAAGAAGGCGCGGCAGCGGCCGCAGAGGTTGCGGAAGCGGTAAAATTGGATACAGGTGATACTGTTTTTGTCCTTTTAAGCGCTGCGTTGGTTATGTTGATGACACCGGCCTTGGCTTTATTTTATGGAGGCATGACGCGCAGCAAAAACGTACTCAATACAATTATGCTGAGCTTTTTCGTTTTAGCGCTTGTTTCGGTGCAATGGGTATTATTCGGTTATAGTCTTGCTTTCGGTCCTGATATCAATCATTTACTGGGAAGTCTTGAATGGGCAGGCTTAAGCGGCGTTGGTCAGGAAGCCAATGCTGATTATGCGGCGACTGTGCCGCACCTGGCGTTTATGATCTTCCAATGCATGTTTGCAGTGATTACGCCAGCGCTGATAACTGGCTCGATTGCGGAAAGAATGCGTTTTCCGGCGTTTGCCTTATTTGTTCTGTTTTGGACGACCGTGGTCTATGATCCTTTTGCGCACTGGGTATGGGGTGTTGGCGGCTGGTTGCGTGACTTGGGAGCGTTGGACTTTGCCGGCGGTACGGTTATCCATATTCTATCCGGCGTATCCGGTTTAGTTGCTTGTTTGGTTATGGGAAAACGTCGCGGCTATGGCGTTTCTCCGATGATGCCTCATCACTTGCCGATGACAGTTTTAGGAGCGGCTCTTTTGTGGTTCGGCTGGTTCGGTTTCAATGCGGGTAGCGCCTTAGGGGCGAGCGGTTTAGCAGCTAGCGCTTTTGTGGTGACCAATACGGCAGCGGCAGCAGGCTCGCTGGGGTGGCTTTTTGTAGAGTGGATGCATAATGGCAAACCGACCGTTTTGGGGATTGTCAGCGGTTGCATCGCTGGTTTGGTAGGGATTACTCCGGCGGCTGGCTTTGTTGAAATTGTACCGGCTGTGATTATTGGCTTAGGCGCAGGCATGCTGTGTTATTTTGCAGTCAGCGTTTGCAAGCGGCGGCTGGGGTATGACGATTCCTTGGATGCCTTTGGAGTGCATGGCGTTGGCGGTACCTGGGGCGCTTTGGCTACGGGCTTGTTTTGCACAAAAGAAGTAAACCCTGCTGGAGCTGACGGCTTCTTTTATGGCGGCGGACTGGAACAGTTCTGGATTCAGGCGGCCAGTGTAGGCATGGCCATCGTGTTTGCGGCAGTGATGACCTTTGTAATTCTGAAAGTAATTTCGATCTTCACGGAACTGCGTGTTTCTGAAGATGCAGAAGTGGTGGGCTTGGATATCAGCGAGCATGGTGAAAATGGCTATGTGAGCCAGGAGTTTGGTGCTGGCGTTCCTATGGGCGCTGGAGCCATGTCGTTCGAGCGGCTGGAACAGCCTGTTGCCACGAAAGCGCATTTCTCGTAA
- a CDS encoding Lrp/AsnC family transcriptional regulator, with protein MHPKQALLELVERHPRLSSAQLAAMLGCSAEEVDADLQELEEKKVILKYHTFVDWEKAGVHNVTACIEVRLTPQREVGFDGIAENIYRYPEVCAMYLMSGSFDLMVFVEGRTLKEVADFVATKLSTIEGVMGTSTNFMLKKYKEAGIVLEDDEEDRRLAVTP; from the coding sequence ATGCATCCGAAACAAGCTTTACTGGAATTAGTAGAACGTCATCCTCGCCTTAGTTCCGCCCAACTGGCAGCCATGCTTGGCTGCAGTGCTGAAGAAGTAGATGCCGATTTGCAAGAACTGGAAGAAAAAAAGGTGATTTTAAAATACCATACTTTTGTTGACTGGGAAAAAGCAGGCGTACACAACGTTACCGCCTGCATTGAAGTGCGCCTGACTCCTCAGCGCGAAGTCGGGTTTGATGGAATCGCAGAAAACATTTACCGCTATCCGGAAGTCTGCGCCATGTACCTTATGTCGGGCAGTTTCGACCTGATGGTTTTCGTCGAAGGCCGCACTCTTAAAGAAGTCGCCGACTTCGTCGCCACTAAGCTGTCCACCATCGAGGGCGTCATGGGTACCTCCACTAATTTCATGCTGAAAAAATACAAAGAAGCAGGCATCGTTTTAGAAGATGACGAAGAAGATCGCCGCTTGGCGGTGACGCCATGA
- a CDS encoding aminotransferase class I/II-fold pyridoxal phosphate-dependent enzyme, translating to MKNWQERISPTVQALPASGIRRFFDIVAEMKGVISLGVGEPDFVTPWHIRESCMYGLKRGYTSYTSNYGLLELREEIAQLIQRRHDITYNPRDQVLVTVGVSEALDLAMRALLAPGDEVLIPEPCYVSYKACVHLAGGKPVPVATSAAQEFKVRASDLEALLTPRTKVLMMGFPNNPTGAIMNREDLLELALFAEKHDLIVISDEIYGDLTYEGEHVSFASLPGMQERTLLLNGFSKAYAMTGWRIGYALGHAELIGAMNKIHQYTMLCAPITAQVAALEALRHGDKQMQQMVAEYNNRRRLMVNGFRRMGLECFEPKGAFYIFPSIKETGLTSLEFAEQLLKAEKVALVPGDAFGASGEGHVRCSYAAGSTQLAEALERIERFVNTLRK from the coding sequence ATGAAGAACTGGCAAGAGCGAATTTCTCCCACCGTACAAGCCCTGCCGGCTTCCGGCATTCGTCGCTTCTTCGATATTGTTGCTGAAATGAAGGGCGTCATTTCCTTGGGCGTCGGCGAACCCGACTTTGTCACGCCCTGGCATATTCGCGAAAGCTGCATGTACGGTTTGAAGCGAGGCTACACTAGCTACACTTCTAACTACGGCCTATTAGAGTTGCGCGAAGAAATTGCGCAGCTTATCCAGCGGCGTCATGACATCACCTACAACCCCCGCGATCAGGTTTTGGTCACTGTCGGCGTCAGTGAAGCCTTAGATCTGGCAATGCGAGCGCTTTTAGCTCCGGGAGACGAAGTGCTGATTCCCGAGCCCTGCTATGTATCCTATAAGGCCTGTGTTCATTTAGCCGGCGGCAAACCCGTTCCAGTCGCAACCAGCGCCGCTCAAGAATTCAAAGTACGCGCCTCCGACCTGGAAGCCCTTTTGACGCCGCGCACCAAAGTCTTGATGATGGGTTTCCCTAACAATCCCACAGGGGCCATCATGAACCGTGAAGATTTATTGGAGCTGGCACTTTTTGCCGAAAAGCATGATTTAATCGTGATTTCCGATGAAATTTACGGTGATTTGACTTACGAAGGGGAGCATGTCTCTTTCGCTTCTCTTCCTGGCATGCAGGAGCGCACGCTGTTGCTCAACGGTTTTTCTAAAGCCTACGCCATGACAGGCTGGCGCATTGGTTACGCCCTGGGTCATGCCGAGCTTATCGGCGCCATGAATAAAATTCACCAGTACACTATGCTGTGCGCACCCATTACCGCCCAAGTAGCCGCCCTAGAGGCATTGCGTCACGGGGACAAACAAATGCAGCAAATGGTAGCCGAGTATAACAACCGCCGCCGCCTGATGGTTAATGGGTTTCGCCGCATGGGCTTGGAATGCTTCGAACCCAAAGGCGCCTTTTACATCTTCCCTTCCATTAAAGAAACTGGCTTAACCTCTCTGGAATTTGCCGAGCAGCTGCTCAAAGCGGAAAAAGTTGCACTTGTGCCAGGAGACGCCTTTGGCGCCAGCGGCGAAGGCCATGTCCGCTGTTCCTATGCCGCTGGCAGCACCCAACTCGCCGAAGCGCTGGAACGCATCGAACGCTTCGTCAACACCTTGCGCAAGTAA